The sequence TAAGTGCGATGATTGTCATATCGCGTGTTACAGCCGCTTCCATCGCTTTCACGATGTTTTGGCTATTACCACTCGTAGAGATAGCTAATAAAATATCACCAGCTTGACCAAATGCTCTAACCTGCTTTGAGAATATTTGTTGGTAATCATAGTCATTAGCGACCGCTGTTAAAGTTGTGTTATCTGCCGTTAACGCCATAGCAGGTAAGCTTGGTCTTTCTGTTTCAAAATGATTGAGTAGGCAAGATACAAACTGCTGTGCGTTGGCAGCCGAACCACCATTACCACAACAAAGAATTTTATTGCCATTTAGTAGGCTTGTTACCATTGCCTGAGCGGCATAAGTGATGGGATCTGGTAGCGCCTCTGCGGCTGCAATTTGAATTTGGATACTCTCGGTAAAACTGGCTTTAATACTTTCTTGCATGGTTCAATTAATCCTGCGTTATAGCGTTCTTTATCCAATTGATGTCTGTTCCGTGTTGGTGAATAGCAACAACATCAAATCTAAAATCAGTCGAGTATGGTGAACGATTTTGACGACCTAACCACACATGTGCGGTCTTAATCAACTTTTGACGCTTAGAGTGGGTTACAAACTCCGCTGCGTGGCCAAAACGGCTATCTTTACGGTATTTTACTTCAACGAAGACTATGGTCTCTTGATCTTGCATTATTAGATCAATCTCGCCGAACTTAGTGTTGAAATTAAATTCAATCAAAGATAAACCTTGGCTGTTTAGAAACTTATTCGCCAAGGCCTCATATTTATTTCCTATCTCTCTTTTACTAAAGAGACTCATGCTCCGCCCAGCCGATTTCTCGCTGTACTACACATTGTTGATCTATACTTAGCGTACCTGTTTTCGCTTCTATCTTATAGTCTTGTACTACTTTCATTTGTGGTAATTCGTTCGTTAACTGATAAGCGTCCATCCCTAATGCTTGTAAGCGTTTTTGACTATTGCTCTGGTTTGGCCATAGCTCATCTAACTGCGTAAGTAAGGTCGAATTGCTTTCGACTAACATCGGTATATCACTGAATATAACCCCAGACAGATCCTCAAATTGACGCTTCCCTCCGTCGTTACTTCTAGAGTTTGCGAATAATTTAGGTGGTTTAGCTTCAGGATTGATAGCCACTTCTATAAATGGTTTTATCAGTGTTAGCTCTGAGCTCTTGGCCACAATATAAATAGAGTCAATATCCCTTCGGCTTCTGGCTTGATTTTCTAGCTGCATAGCCATTAAATTTTCCATTTGCACAATTCTGCTTTGACTTGCATTGATGCCAAGGGTGGAATTTATGTTTTTTTGCAATTGCGCTTTTGTTCCAAAATAGCTGACTACAGCCTGATTGTTGCTGTATTTTTTCCATTCATTCTGGAACGCAATAGCGACTCGAGTACCTAAGGTCCCTTTAGGGGCTAAAATTAGAGGGTATTGAAAGCCTTGAGAAAATAGATGCTTAGCTGCCTGTTCGACTTCTTGTTCAGGTGAAAGCGTTAGATAACAGGTGTTGAATGTGGGGTCTGTCTCATTAGGAATATTGAGCGCTAACGTTGGGATTTTTTGTGCTCGCTCCGATTGAATCATAGTTAGTTCTTCGATGTTCTTTTTCATCAGCGGGCCAACGATAAAATCTATGCTCTCTTCGTCTAGTTTCTGAGCTAGCTGTTGGTTATTTACTTTATTTGTATCAATTACGGTAAGAATGGCATCACTATCTCTAGTGTTATCATTCATTAACGCCATTAGAAAACCGTCTCTTACTAACTTGGCTTGCTTTTCATATTTACCCGTTAATGGCAATAGTAGTGCCGTGCTTTTAGGTTGTACGATTTCAAGATCCAGAATAGCCTGTACGTCGCTTGGCACATAGAGGGCGGCTAAATGGTCTGGGTTTTCCTGCAGCCATGTTTCTAGTACATCTTTTAGTTGGGTCGCATTTGTACCTAGAGTCTTCATATAGACAGCAAGTTGAAGCCATGCAGTGAGATCGGGTTCATTTTGTTGTGCAGACAAATTACTTATATCAAATTGGGAATATTTTGAAAGTTGGCTCCAAATCTGCTCTGCAATAATTTCTTGTTCTTCAGGCTTTAGATATTGGCTGAGTAAAATGGTTTCTCGGCTAGCATTTATGTGATCCCCTAGTTGGGAAAATAACTCAGCGCGCATTGCATGGTAGTCTTTCCATTGCTCTTGAGGAAGCTCCCACCATTGTGCAAAGTTAAGTTGTTGCAGAGCTTCTGTAGATTGACCAGTTAACATTAAGTGCTTGGCTCTGGCGAGTTGCCATTCGGCCTGCTGTATTTCAGATAATTGTAGTTTCTCTATTCTTGTTATTAAGAAACCAGCTTGTTCAGTATTTCCTTCAGCGGTTGCTGCTTTGAGGGCCATAATAAGCCAATCATTTTGTAAGCTACTTCCGAGAGTGTCTGCCTTAACGATATAAGCTTGTGCCGATAAGGTGGGATCTAAGGTAATATCGATCTTTTCTGGGGAATTTGGTTGAGAAGAACACGCCGCAAGAACAATTGCTAGTGCAATTGGAGTAATAAGGCGTGGTACACTGATCCGTTGCTGGTTCTTTTTAGGCATAAGTTATTATTCAACTATGTGTAAATTTATCTCTATATTAATCGCTGAAGTGATGGTAAACAAATGACAGATAACAAAACTTTTCCGTCAGAGATCCCAACTCTCTACATTGTACCCACCCCAATTGGAAATTTGGGAGATATAACCCAGCGTGCTATTGAGGTTTTATCCAGTGTGGATGTTATTGCCGCAGAAGATACACGACACACTGGGAAACTGCTCGCCCACTTTAACATACCAACTAAAACTTATGCCTTACATGATCATAATGAACAACAAAAAGCGCAAGTATTAGTTGATAGATTATTACAAGGACAATCTATAGCGCTGGTTTCTGATGCTGGAACCCCTTTAATTAGTGATCCAGGATACCATTTAGTAAACAAATGTCGTCAAGCGGGTGTAAAAGTTGTTCCGCTTCCAGGTGCGTGTGCATTTGTAACTGCTCTAAGTGCCTCAGGGTTACCTTCTGATAGATTTAGCTTTGAAGGCTTTTTGCCGGCAAAAAGCAAAGGCAGGCAGGATAAATTTAGAGAGATAGAGAGAGCTGAACGTACCTGTATTTTTTATGAGTCGCCTCATAGAATAATGGGCTCTCTTCAAGATATGTTGGCAGTGCTCGGGCCAGAAAGAATAGTTGTGCTTGCTCGTGAGTTAACAAAAACCTTTGAAACTATTCAAGGTATGCCTTTAGGTGAACTTATACCTTGGATTGAAGAAGACGATAACCGTAAGAGAGGTGAGATGGTCTTGCTTATCCATGGTTACCGAGAGGATGTGAAAGACGAAATTCCAGCGGAAGCACTGCGCTTGTTGAAATTACTTGTAGCAGAACTCCCATTGAAGAAAGCTGCAGCTATCGTTGCAGAAACGCATGGATTAAAGAAAAATCTGTTGTACAAATGGGGGTTAGAGAACTTGGAATAGTCGTAGGCAGGTAATCGAACATAACCAACTAAGAAATTGCTGTTCTATAAGCTCGACATCTATAGTCGCTTCCGCTACAATCCGCGCCGGAGTTGACTGGGTAGTCGCTGCTTCGTTGATGTCCTACGGTTTATCCTGTGGAGACTGACGAAGGGGAGGAAAGTCCGGGCTCCATAGAGCAGGGTGCCAGGTAACGCCTGGGGGCGTAAGCCCACGACAAGTGCAGCAGAGAGAAAACCGCCGATGGCTTTTGTTT is a genomic window of Vibrio algarum containing:
- a CDS encoding phosphoheptose isomerase → MQESIKASFTESIQIQIAAAEALPDPITYAAQAMVTSLLNGNKILCCGNGGSAANAQQFVSCLLNHFETERPSLPAMALTADNTTLTAVANDYDYQQIFSKQVRAFGQAGDILLAISTSGNSQNIVKAMEAAVTRDMTIIALTGKDGGEMAGLLGEHDVEVRIPSHRTARIHEVHMVTLHCLCDLIDQVLFPAHEE
- the rsmI gene encoding 16S rRNA (cytidine(1402)-2'-O)-methyltransferase, with the translated sequence MTDNKTFPSEIPTLYIVPTPIGNLGDITQRAIEVLSSVDVIAAEDTRHTGKLLAHFNIPTKTYALHDHNEQQKAQVLVDRLLQGQSIALVSDAGTPLISDPGYHLVNKCRQAGVKVVPLPGACAFVTALSASGLPSDRFSFEGFLPAKSKGRQDKFREIERAERTCIFYESPHRIMGSLQDMLAVLGPERIVVLARELTKTFETIQGMPLGELIPWIEEDDNRKRGEMVLLIHGYREDVKDEIPAEALRLLKLLVAELPLKKAAAIVAETHGLKKNLLYKWGLENLE
- a CDS encoding penicillin-binding protein activator; translation: MPKKNQQRISVPRLITPIALAIVLAACSSQPNSPEKIDITLDPTLSAQAYIVKADTLGSSLQNDWLIMALKAATAEGNTEQAGFLITRIEKLQLSEIQQAEWQLARAKHLMLTGQSTEALQQLNFAQWWELPQEQWKDYHAMRAELFSQLGDHINASRETILLSQYLKPEEQEIIAEQIWSQLSKYSQFDISNLSAQQNEPDLTAWLQLAVYMKTLGTNATQLKDVLETWLQENPDHLAALYVPSDVQAILDLEIVQPKSTALLLPLTGKYEKQAKLVRDGFLMALMNDNTRDSDAILTVIDTNKVNNQQLAQKLDEESIDFIVGPLMKKNIEELTMIQSERAQKIPTLALNIPNETDPTFNTCYLTLSPEQEVEQAAKHLFSQGFQYPLILAPKGTLGTRVAIAFQNEWKKYSNNQAVVSYFGTKAQLQKNINSTLGINASQSRIVQMENLMAMQLENQARSRRDIDSIYIVAKSSELTLIKPFIEVAINPEAKPPKLFANSRSNDGGKRQFEDLSGVIFSDIPMLVESNSTLLTQLDELWPNQSNSQKRLQALGMDAYQLTNELPQMKVVQDYKIEAKTGTLSIDQQCVVQREIGWAEHESL
- a CDS encoding YraN family protein, which produces MSLFSKREIGNKYEALANKFLNSQGLSLIEFNFNTKFGEIDLIMQDQETIVFVEVKYRKDSRFGHAAEFVTHSKRQKLIKTAHVWLGRQNRSPYSTDFRFDVVAIHQHGTDINWIKNAITQD